One stretch of Xiphophorus hellerii strain 12219 chromosome 21, Xiphophorus_hellerii-4.1, whole genome shotgun sequence DNA includes these proteins:
- the xrcc2 gene encoding DNA repair protein XRCC2 isoform X2, with protein sequence MSESGTQLLARLEARRCLKDIEPQLFADDGGPDPGEVVEVYGPEGTGKTELLYHLLCRCVLPEAAGGLEVDVVFMDTDYSLDVFRLASVLDSRLSADGSAGSDDAVLRSCLSRLLVVRCSSSSELLLTLHFLETTLSSRPKAALLLIDSISAFYWSDRSEGGASVAKQEEKLSRDYRITIFATCHPIRRTSSGPPSSSSEADRSHLCRAWQRLVTHRLVCSKQEAEHNPANGDQGSGEQRNRQVFTVHCSSWTGTKGSRVSSFRVTDGGVEFVWTHRPPPGLSVVL encoded by the exons ATGAGTGAGAGCGGGACTCAG CTGCTTGCCCGTCTCGAGGCCCGGCGCTGTCTGAAGGACATTGAGCCTCAGCTGTTTGCCGATGATGGAGGACCTGACCCTG GGGAGGTGGTGGAGGTGTACGGTCCGGAGGGGACAG GAAAGACGGAGCTGCTCTACCACCTGCTGTGTCGCTGCGTCCTGCCGGAGGCGGCTGGCGGTCTGGAGGTGGACGTCGTCTTTATGGACACAGACTACAGTCTGGACGTGTTCCGGTTGGCCAGTGTTCTGGACAGTCGACTGAGCGCAG ATGGTTCTGCCGGGTCTGATGATGCAGTTCTGCGCTCGTGTCTGTCTCGCCTCCTGGTGGTccgctgctcctcctcctccgagCTCCTCCTCACCCTTCATTTTCTGGAGACCACCTTGTCTTCTCGACCCAAAGCAGCGCTCCTTCTTATTGACAGCATCTCGGCGTTCTATTGGTCGGATCGCAGTGAGGGCGGAGCCAGCGTTGCCAAGCAGGAGGAGAAGCTCAGCAG GGATTACAGAATCACCATCTTTGCAACCTGCCACCCCATCAGGCGGACTTCCAGTGGaccaccctcctcctcctcagaggCAGACCGGTCCCATCTCTGCCGAGCCTGGCAGCGTCTGGTGACCCACCGGCTGGTGTGCTCcaaacaggaagctgaacaTAACCCAGCAAATGGAGACCAAGGGAGCGGAGAGCAGAGGAACCGGCAGGTCTTCACCGTCCACTGCTCCTCCTGGACCGGAACCAAGGGTTCCAGGGTCAGCTCCTTCAGAGTGACTGATGGTGGTGTGGAGTTCGTTTGGACCCATAGACCTCCTCCTGGTCTTTCTGTTGTACTTTAA
- the xrcc2 gene encoding DNA repair protein XRCC2 isoform X1, with translation MSESGTQLLARLEARRCLKDIEPQLFADDGGPDPGEVVEVYGPEGTGKTELLYHLLCRCVLPEAAGGLEVDVVFMDTDYSLDVFRLASVLDSRLSADGSAGSDDAVLRSCLSRLLVVRCSSSSELLLTLHFLETTLSSRPKAALLLIDSISAFYWSDRSEGGASVAKQEEKLSRCSELLGRLLRDYRITIFATCHPIRRTSSGPPSSSSEADRSHLCRAWQRLVTHRLVCSKQEAEHNPANGDQGSGEQRNRQVFTVHCSSWTGTKGSRVSSFRVTDGGVEFVWTHRPPPGLSVVL, from the exons ATGAGTGAGAGCGGGACTCAG CTGCTTGCCCGTCTCGAGGCCCGGCGCTGTCTGAAGGACATTGAGCCTCAGCTGTTTGCCGATGATGGAGGACCTGACCCTG GGGAGGTGGTGGAGGTGTACGGTCCGGAGGGGACAG GAAAGACGGAGCTGCTCTACCACCTGCTGTGTCGCTGCGTCCTGCCGGAGGCGGCTGGCGGTCTGGAGGTGGACGTCGTCTTTATGGACACAGACTACAGTCTGGACGTGTTCCGGTTGGCCAGTGTTCTGGACAGTCGACTGAGCGCAG ATGGTTCTGCCGGGTCTGATGATGCAGTTCTGCGCTCGTGTCTGTCTCGCCTCCTGGTGGTccgctgctcctcctcctccgagCTCCTCCTCACCCTTCATTTTCTGGAGACCACCTTGTCTTCTCGACCCAAAGCAGCGCTCCTTCTTATTGACAGCATCTCGGCGTTCTATTGGTCGGATCGCAGTGAGGGCGGAGCCAGCGTTGCCAAGCAGGAGGAGAAGCTCAGCAGGTGTTCAGAGCTGCTGGGTCGACTGCTCAG GGATTACAGAATCACCATCTTTGCAACCTGCCACCCCATCAGGCGGACTTCCAGTGGaccaccctcctcctcctcagaggCAGACCGGTCCCATCTCTGCCGAGCCTGGCAGCGTCTGGTGACCCACCGGCTGGTGTGCTCcaaacaggaagctgaacaTAACCCAGCAAATGGAGACCAAGGGAGCGGAGAGCAGAGGAACCGGCAGGTCTTCACCGTCCACTGCTCCTCCTGGACCGGAACCAAGGGTTCCAGGGTCAGCTCCTTCAGAGTGACTGATGGTGGTGTGGAGTTCGTTTGGACCCATAGACCTCCTCCTGGTCTTTCTGTTGTACTTTAA
- the xrcc2 gene encoding DNA repair protein XRCC2 isoform X3 has product MSESGTQLLARLEARRCLKDIEPQLFADDGGPDPGKTELLYHLLCRCVLPEAAGGLEVDVVFMDTDYSLDVFRLASVLDSRLSADGSAGSDDAVLRSCLSRLLVVRCSSSSELLLTLHFLETTLSSRPKAALLLIDSISAFYWSDRSEGGASVAKQEEKLSRCSELLGRLLRDYRITIFATCHPIRRTSSGPPSSSSEADRSHLCRAWQRLVTHRLVCSKQEAEHNPANGDQGSGEQRNRQVFTVHCSSWTGTKGSRVSSFRVTDGGVEFVWTHRPPPGLSVVL; this is encoded by the exons ATGAGTGAGAGCGGGACTCAG CTGCTTGCCCGTCTCGAGGCCCGGCGCTGTCTGAAGGACATTGAGCCTCAGCTGTTTGCCGATGATGGAGGACCTGACCCTG GAAAGACGGAGCTGCTCTACCACCTGCTGTGTCGCTGCGTCCTGCCGGAGGCGGCTGGCGGTCTGGAGGTGGACGTCGTCTTTATGGACACAGACTACAGTCTGGACGTGTTCCGGTTGGCCAGTGTTCTGGACAGTCGACTGAGCGCAG ATGGTTCTGCCGGGTCTGATGATGCAGTTCTGCGCTCGTGTCTGTCTCGCCTCCTGGTGGTccgctgctcctcctcctccgagCTCCTCCTCACCCTTCATTTTCTGGAGACCACCTTGTCTTCTCGACCCAAAGCAGCGCTCCTTCTTATTGACAGCATCTCGGCGTTCTATTGGTCGGATCGCAGTGAGGGCGGAGCCAGCGTTGCCAAGCAGGAGGAGAAGCTCAGCAGGTGTTCAGAGCTGCTGGGTCGACTGCTCAG GGATTACAGAATCACCATCTTTGCAACCTGCCACCCCATCAGGCGGACTTCCAGTGGaccaccctcctcctcctcagaggCAGACCGGTCCCATCTCTGCCGAGCCTGGCAGCGTCTGGTGACCCACCGGCTGGTGTGCTCcaaacaggaagctgaacaTAACCCAGCAAATGGAGACCAAGGGAGCGGAGAGCAGAGGAACCGGCAGGTCTTCACCGTCCACTGCTCCTCCTGGACCGGAACCAAGGGTTCCAGGGTCAGCTCCTTCAGAGTGACTGATGGTGGTGTGGAGTTCGTTTGGACCCATAGACCTCCTCCTGGTCTTTCTGTTGTACTTTAA